A region from the Geobacillus vulcani PSS1 genome encodes:
- a CDS encoding trimeric intracellular cation channel family protein produces MTWEILSIIGTIAFAISGAIVAMEEEYDLLGVYILGIVTAFGGGAVRNLLIGVPVSALWEQGSLFLVALVSMTIVYLFPKQMLPPWKRWGNFFDALGLSAFAIQGALYAVNMGHPLSAVIVAAVLTGSGGGIIRDVLAGRKPLVLHAEIYAAWAILAGVAVGLKWAESPVELYVLFIAVAALRILSYTYGWKLPRRAVGEKAGG; encoded by the coding sequence ATGACGTGGGAAATATTGAGCATCATCGGCACGATCGCCTTTGCCATCAGCGGGGCGATCGTCGCGATGGAAGAGGAGTATGATTTGCTTGGCGTCTATATTTTAGGGATCGTCACGGCGTTTGGCGGCGGGGCCGTGCGAAATTTGCTGATTGGGGTTCCCGTATCGGCGTTATGGGAACAAGGTTCGCTCTTTCTTGTCGCCTTAGTCTCGATGACGATCGTCTATTTGTTTCCCAAGCAGATGCTCCCGCCGTGGAAGCGATGGGGCAACTTTTTTGACGCCCTTGGGTTATCGGCGTTCGCCATCCAAGGGGCGCTGTATGCCGTCAACATGGGTCATCCGTTAAGCGCGGTCATCGTCGCGGCGGTGTTGACTGGCAGCGGCGGCGGCATCATCCGGGATGTGCTCGCCGGAAGGAAGCCGCTTGTGCTGCATGCGGAAATTTACGCCGCCTGGGCGATTCTCGCCGGCGTTGCCGTCGGACTGAAATGGGCGGAGTCGCCCGTGGAGCTGTATGTGCTGTTTATTGCCGTCGCTGCTCTTCGCATTTTGTCATACACGTACGGCTGGAAGCTGCCGCGGCGGGCGGTTGGAGAAAAAGCGGGCGGGTAA